One segment of Brassica napus cultivar Da-Ae chromosome C3, Da-Ae, whole genome shotgun sequence DNA contains the following:
- the LOC125583252 gene encoding secreted RxLR effector protein 161-like produces MAQKFDMSDLGRLTYYLGIEVTQYEEGIMLKHERYANKLLGEAGMNDCNAVQAPKEFGLKLSKSIYEEDVNEKVYRRMIGCLRHILHMCPDLSFAVGILSHYMHNPKRSHATVLKQILRYLRGTLSYGLFFKRMGKSELVGYSDSSHNVDEDDGRSTTGHVFYLNSCPISWCSQKQETVALSSCEAEFMAATEAAKQAIWLQELLGKSPENAAEE; encoded by the coding sequence ATGGCTCAGAAATTTGATATGAGTGATCTAGGAAGATTAACTTATTATCTAGGGATTGAGGTGACACAATACGAAGAAGGGATTATGCTAAAACATGAGAGATACGCAAACAAACTCTTGGGTGAAGCCGGCATGAACGACTGTAACGCAGTACAAGCCCCAAAGGAGTTTGGACTTAAACTATCCAAGTCTATCTATGAAGAGGATGTTAATGAAAAAGTCTATAGGCGAATGATAGGATGTCTTAGACACATACTGCATATGTGTCCCGATCTTTCATTCGCGGTCGGTATCTTAAGCCATTATATGCACAATCCGAAGAGATCACACGCAACGGTGCTGAAGCAGATATTGCGATATCTAAGAGGAACACTGAGCTATGGTTTGTTCTTTAAACGAATGGGGAAGTCAGAGCTTGTTGGGTATAGCGACAGCAGCCACAACGTAGACGAAGATGATGGACGAAGCACCACTGGTCATGTTTTCTATCTTAACTCATGTCCAATTAGTTGGTGTTctcaaaaacaagaaacagtAGCTTTGTCATCATGTGAAGCTGAATTCATGGCTGCTACTGAAGCTGCAAAACAAGCTATATGGCTACAAGAGTTACTTGGGAAGTCACCGGAGAATGCTGCGGAAGAGTAG
- the LOC125583858 gene encoding terpenoid synthase 9-like produces the protein METIAVFGSKLGFHLSLPSRNNLFLPPIFKFHGFPLAAFPDKPRQHVCLKTTTSASPTSDGQLSNRKFKKLPPSEWTDHFHSVPLDVSEMDALKREIETLKPKVKNMFMSSQGTERILMIYLLVSLGLAYHFEDEIYDTLKESFTKIEEMMDNEEDLYIVSIHFWVFRTYRHHISSDVFTRFKESNGDFKETLKEDPRGILSL, from the exons ATGGAAACTATAGCAGTTTTTGGTTCAAAACTTGGATTTCATCTTTCTCTTCCTTCTCGGAACAATTTATTTCTGCCTCCGATATTCAAATTCCATGGCTTTCCCCTGGCGGCATTTCCAGATAAGCCTAGACAGCATGTTTGTTTGAAGACCACTACTAGTGCTAGTCCGACCTCTGATGGTCAATTAAGTAATCGCAAGTTCAAGAAGTTGCCACCCTCTGAATGGACTGATCACTTTCACTCGGTTCCCCTGGATGTCTCT GAAATGGATGCGCTCAAGAGAGAGATTGAGACACTAAAGCCGAAAGTGAAGAACATGTTCATGTCTTCCCAAGGCACTGAGAGAATCCTTATGATATATTTGCTGGTGAGCCTTGGTCTTGCATACCACTTCGAGGACGAGATCTATGATACATTAAAAGAGAGTTTCACAAAGATAGAGGAGATGATGGATAACGAAGAAGATTTGTACATAGTTTCCATCCATTTTTGGGTTTTCAGGACATACCGTCACCACATATCTTCTG ATGTCTTTACAAGATTCAAAGAGAGCAACGGAGACTTCAAAGAAACTCTTAAAGAGGATCCTAGGGGTATATTGAGCTTATAA